From the genome of Nicotiana tabacum cultivar K326 chromosome 17, ASM71507v2, whole genome shotgun sequence:
TAGGCCCATGGACATTGTGGTACAATTTAATAGGCTTCAGCAGTGGTCAGATATAGAAAGCTATTTCACTAAGTTTGAAGAAGTGCGCTTTTTCTTGCTGCTAATTACTCCTACATTCAGTGAAGCCTATTTTGTGTATGAGAGGTTTAAAACCTGACTTGGAATCTATGGTAAGAGCATCCAACACCCAAACTATGATTGATGCATTGGAAATAGCCAAGATCCATGAGAAAATACTGGCCACCATATATAAAAATGCCCAACCCCCAAGAATTTTCACAACTCAGCCCAGAATCACTTTTCCTCCCAGCCCTAAAGTGAGCCCaaacctaaatgcaaaaaatCTTCTTCCTATTGTGACCCGAAAGCCAATAATGTTGCCAAATAACCCATCCTTAGAGACGTTAAGGGAGAATAAATTATGTTATAAATGTCATGACAAGTACTTTCCGGATCATGTGTGCAAAGCTAAAACACTTAATTCAATGGAAAGTAATGAGGGAGAGACCACCTTTGAGGTGGGTGAAAGTCCAGGGGTGACGGAGGAACAAGAAACTGTTGAAAATGAGGAAGAAGCTTAAGTGAATGTGATGGAATGTATGGCGGCGGATGAGGCAGTAATTAGTGGGCTAGAAGGTCCAGACAAAGGCTCAACCACTATTAAAATTTCCGGGATCTTAAAAAATGAGCATGTGATAATTTTGGTGGATTCTGGAGAAACTCATAGTTTTTTGGACCCAAAATTGGCTAAGAAATTGTAATTAATTATGCAGCTCATGATTAGACCAATGAAGGTGAGAGTAGCCAATGGTGGTATTATGTGAAGTAACATTTTTTGTCCTAAAGTTATTTGGCAAATGCAAAAGGAGGTTTTCAGATTTGACTTAAGGTTGATGAAGGTTGGGGGTTGCGACTTAGTATTAGGAATGGATTGGATAGATGTGATAGCCCCTATGGTTATTAACACTAGACTTCATAGTGTTTCGTTCATACGGGAAAATTGAATGATAACATTGGTGGGATTTTCAGATTCCCAGGCCATGGTCCAAATAGACAGTCGtttgatttttggacttttaaATAGGGGAGGATGCAATTGGGTAGCCCAAACTTATCAAATGGAAGTTAGTGGGCCACATGAAGAAATAATTCCCAGTTCAATAGAAGACATTTTGTTAGAAAATGCAGAAGTGTTCCTTGAACCTACTAAATTACCCCCAATCCGCTCATGTGATCATGCGATAGAGTTGATTCTAGGTTCAACACCAGTAAACCAGAGGCCTTATAGATATTCACATGAACAAAAAGATGTTATTGAAAAAATGATTCAAGAAATATTAGAGGCAAAAACAGTAAAGCACAGTACATCGCCCTTTACCTCTCCAGTCATTCTTGTCAAGAAAAAGGATTCAACATGGATATTGTGTGTCGATTACCGGAGACTCAATGATATTACCATCAAAAATACTTATCCTATTCCGGTGGTGGAGGATTTGCTTGACGAACTTCATGGTgcatattatttttcaaaattagacTTGAGATCGAGATATCACCAAATCCGTTTGAAGGAGGGTCATGAACATAAAATGACTTTTAAAACACACCATGAGTTTTGGGAATTCAACgtgatgccgtttggtttgacaAATGCACCAGCAACATTCCAAGCTCTTATGCACCAGATTTTTGGTCCTTACCTAAGGAAGTTCGTATTGGTGTTCTTTGATGATATTTTAATCTATAACACTACACTTACggaacatttaaaatatttgagAGTAGTATTTAGATTGTTGTCCATGCACCAATTGTATGCTAAATGTACTAAGTGTAGCTTTGCGCAGCCCAAAGTTGAATACTTGGGTCATATCATCAAGGGAGAAGGAGTTTGTACAGATGAAGCCAAAATTGAGGTTATGATCAGTTGGCCTAGGCCGAAGTGCATCAAAGGGTTATGGGGTTTTCTTTGATTAACTGGTTATTACCGACGCTTCATCAAGAATTATGCAGTAATCAGCAAACCTTTAACCTTACTGTTAAAAATGGTGGATTTTTGTGGAGTGATAAAGCAACAGAAGGTTTTGAAGCATTGAAAATTGCTATGACTCAGGCGCCAATTTTGGCTTTGCCAAATTTTAAATTGCCTTTTGTAGTGGAGGTTGATGCAAGTGAATAGGGAGTTGGGGCTGTgctttctcaaaataataagcCTATCGCGTTCATGAGTCAGGCTCTTAGCCAGAAATACTTGGGCTTATCGACATACGAGAAGGAGTTGATTGTTCTTCTCTTGGCAGTAGAGAAATGGAGGCACTACCTCCAACCAAATCACTTTATCATACGCACAAACCATTTCAGCTTAAGGTTTCTGAGGGATCAACTCATCACTACTGCATTACAACATAAAGGAGTTACAAAAATGATGGTCCTAAGCTATGAAATACATTATaggcaaggaaaagaaaatgttgCCGCAGATGCATTATCCCGTCGGATGGAGGAGACCTCTGGTGCGGCCAAGAAGCTGAATGTTTGGGCTTAAATGTAGCCCAACCCAAATGGGTACAAGAAGTGCTTGATAGTTACAAAGATGATCCAGAAGTCCAAGAATTGATTACTAAACTCAGCATAGACCCACACGCAGAATCAAGTGTGGCATTACAAGCAGGTTTATTAAGGTGTCATGAAAAACTATGGGTAGGCAATCAGTTGAGTCTGAAAAATAAGTTGATTAATGACATGCATTCCACCTCATAGGGGGACATTCAGGGATTCATGCAACTTACCAAAGGCTTAAAGCAATCTTTTATTGGACTGGGATGATTAAGGGTGTAAAGGTTGTGGTACATGAATGTGAGGTATGTCAAAGAAACAAGGAGGAAAGTGTGGCTTACCCTGGGCTATTACAGCCCTTACCATTTTCGAAAAAAGCTTGGGAACATATATCCATAGATTTCATCAAAGAATTGCCTAAATCACAAAGAAAGGAGGTCATATTAACGGTCATTGACAGGTTTACCAAATATGCACATTTCATTGCAGTTTTGCACCCTTACAATGCTGCTCAAATTGCTCAGATTTTCTTAGATCATATTTGCAAATTACATGGGGCTCCATGTTCTATTGTCTCTGACCGCGACACCATTTTTGTGAGCTTGTTCTAGCAAGAACTCTTTAAAATCATGCAAGTAGAGTTAAAATTAAGCTCAGCTTATCACCCACAAACCGACGGGCAAACCGAAAGGTTGAATCGCTGTTTGGAGTCTTATTTCAGATGCATGACATGTCAAAAACCTAAAGAATGGAGTAAATGGCTTCCAATGGCAGAGTTTTGGTACAACACCAATTTCCAATCAGCAATTAACATGACTCCTTTTAAGGCTCTTTATGGTTATGAACCACCTCTACCGACATTCAAATTGGTTGCACAATCCAAGGTTGAAGCAGTTGATCAACTACTGAAAGACAGACAAATTGTGaacaaacaattaaaagaaaacttGGTTAAAGCTCAAATTCGTATGAAACAGTATGCGGACAACAAAAGGAGTGAATGAACCTTTGAGGTAGGGGATCTAGTCTTCATCAAACTTCAACCGTATCACTAGACTTCAGTTGCTGTCCAAAAAAAT
Proteins encoded in this window:
- the LOC142172079 gene encoding uncharacterized protein LOC142172079, whose product is MEVSGPHEEIIPSSIEDILLENAEVFLEPTKLPPIRSCDHAIELILGSTPVNQRPYRYSHEQKDVIEKMIQEILEAKTVKHSTSPFTSPVILVKKKDSTWILCVDYRRLNDITIKNTYPIPVVEDLLDELHELCSNQQTFNLTVKNGGFLWSDKATEGFEALKIAMTQAPILALPNFKLPFVVEVDATQPKWVQEVLDSYKDDPEVQELITKLSIDPHAESSVALQAGGHSGIHATYQRLKAIFYWTGMIKGVKVVVHECEVCQRNKEESVAYPGLLQPLPFSKKAWEHISIDFIKELPKSQRKEVILTVIDRFTKYAHFIAVLHPYNAAQIAQIFLDHICKLHGAPCSIVSDRDTIFVSLCMTCQKPKEWSKWLPMAEFWYNTNFQSAINMTPFKALYGYEPPLPTFKLVAQSKVEAVDQLLKDRQIVNKQLKENLVKAQIRMKQYADNKRSE